Genomic window (Dyadobacter fanqingshengii):
GGCACGAATTTACACACGGTTTCGACGATCAGGGATCACAGTTTGATGACGAGGGTAACCTCAAAAACTGGTGGACCGCTTCGGATCGGGCGAACTTTGATAAGCTAACTAAGAAATACATCGATTATTTCAGCGAAATAGAAGCATTGCCGGGCTTCAAAATCAATGGTGCACTAACCATTGGCGAAAATGTGGCTGACTTGGGAGGGCTAACGCTTGCTTACTACGCGTTGGAAAAATCCCTGAAAGGCAAAGCAGAGCCTGCTCATATCGACGGGTTTAACTGGAAGCAACGCTTCTTCCTGGGCTGGGCGCAGGTTTGGCATATGAACACAACCAATGAAGCATTAAGAAATCAGGTGCAAACGGATCCACATTCACCCGCAAAAGACCGGATCAATGGCCCTATGCCGCATTTGAAGGAGTTTGAAGCTGCTTGGAAATGTACGCCGGGAAGTAAAATGATCTTGCCCGATTCGGCCAGGATCGTGATCTGGTAATTATTTTCCGGCAACGTATCTGTTTCTGTAAACGCTTGGACTACACCCCTTAGCCTGCCTGAATTGGCGGGCTATATTTTTGCTATCGGTAAGCCCCATATCCAGCGCTATTTCAAAAACCGACATGTCCGTATCGAGCAGTTTTTGGGTAAACTTTTCAATGCGGAGGTTGAAAATGTATTTGTAAATCGGGTAGCCTGTTATTTCAAGAAAACGTTTTTCCAGGGCACGGCGCGACAAGGGCACTTGCTTAACAACCTCGTCCACATGCAAGTTTTTATCAATGTTCTGGTGTATGTATTTCAATGAAGACGCGATATGATCATCATTAGTCGCATAAATGTCCGTGGAATGTCTTGTAATGACCTGGACAGGCTTTACTATAATATCATAGTAATTCGAAGTGCCGTGCTTGACCATGTGATCAAGCAGTTTGGCAGCGTCATAACCTCCCTTTTCAGCGTCCAACGCAATGCTTGAAAGCGGCGGATCGGATAAGTCGCAGATCATTTCATCGTTATCAACCCCCAAAACGGCCACTTCTTCGGGAATACGGATGCCTAGTTGCCGGCACACTTCGGTAATGTGTTGCCCCTGATTATCATCACAAGTCATAAGGCCGATAGGCTTCGGAAGCGATTTCAGCCAGCGGCTGAGCGAACTGGGCTTGTAATACCAAAGTTCAGTAGACCGCGCTTTCTTGTGTTCAAAATAATGAACCTTGTGCCCACGCTTTATTAGTCTTTCCTCATATCCCTCGGCCCTTTCTCTGGACCAGACAATGTCATTGAAACCATAAAAAGCGAAATTGGTAAAGCCTTTTTTGAGAAAGTAATCCGCTCCCAGTTGCCCTGCTTCCTGATATCCGCCGGTGATGTTGGGAATTTCAGTAAACCGCTCTTTAAAATCCTGTGCAATCACGGGTATACCCGCCTGGACGATTTTTTCAATGTCCTTATTATAAAGCTGACCAACAATGCCATCGGCTTTCCATTCCAGCGCCCATTTCAGGATCCCATCAATCCCGACCGTTTCTCTGTGAAAAAGCGGCATCCGGCAGAAAATCCAGGGCCCGAATTCTTTGGAATAGGCATTAATCCCCTTCATCAGGCTCTTGCTGTATTCCTCGGCGAAGTCGAGTAGGAGGATGATTTTATACATTCAGCAGGTCAAAAAATGTCCTTAATGCTCGTAATTGTATCATTATTGACCAGCGGCCTGGCCCAAATGCCAATGCTGAAAATGTAAGCCAGCGGCACGAAAAGGAATAACATCGCCATTTGTAAACCAAACAATTCCCCCAGCCCGCCGACGATCAAAGGTACAACTGCCCCACCCGCAATCCCGGCGCACAAAATGCCGGAAAATGTCCCGTGATGCCTGGGAACAGAATTCAATGCAAGGGAAAAAATCACTGAATACATGACCGAAGCAAAAAAGCCGGTGATCGGAAATGCGCTCATAGCAACCGTTTTTGAGCCAAATAATGCAAAGGCCAATGCCAAAATCGCTCCGCAAGTAAAGAAAATTAACACCTTACGGCTATCAAATATTTTTAATAATATCAATCCAAGAAAGCACCCGATCGTAAGCAAGCCCCAGAAATAGGAGATAACGCTAGCGCCGTCCGTGGCGGGATCAACATTGTGATAAGTTTGCAAGAATTGCGAGATCCAATTGGCTATGCCCTGCTCCGCGCCCACGTAAGCGAAAATGCCAAGAAAGAACAACCAGACTGATTTATTAGCAACAAGTTCTTTAAACGAATGCCCCACATCCATGCGCTCATCTTCCAGTAATTCCACTTTTGGAAATTTCACCAACGCAATTACCACGACCATCAGTAATGCTATTACTGCAAAGACCCAGTAAAGTGAAACCCATTTCAGGTTTTCAGGAACGAGGTTATTTAATGTGTTAATCAAAAAACCCGAGCTGCCGGAATGGACATTGAGCACCAGATAACTGTAAAGCATCGGGCTCAGAAATGAAGCGCCACCGAAGAAAAGCTGCGCCAGCACAGAGAAAAAGGCGAATTTCTCCTCGCCACCCGCAACCCGGAGCAGTGGATTAATAACAACTTGCAGCATCGCCATACCAATCCCGATTAGGAAAAGGGACGATAATGCAATGGCAAAACTTGGAATAATGGCAAAAAGCAGCGCCCCTATAAATGCAAGAAAAAAAGCCAGCAGTAACACCGGCTTTTCTCCATATTTCTCAACCATAAGGCCTGCGGGAATAGACATTACGCCATAAGCCACGAAAAATGCAAAGGGAAGAAACCCTGCCAGCCCAATGCTCAGGCTGAAACTCTTTACAATATCCGGAATAATCGGCCCCAGGATATTGGTCAAAAATGAAATGACAAAGAATATCAGCAGGATCAGAACAACAATAAAAATATTCCTTTGCATGAGGGTCAGGGCTTACATTAAACTACTCTTTACAGCTTACTGTGCTGTAACAACGCTCGTGCGGCTTGCTTTGCCAGCCATATCAAAGCTTTTTAGCTTGATTGTTCCGGCCGCTTTCACGGGCGCTTCGTACACAGGCGATTTGGCCGTAGGCTCTGAACCATCCGTTGTGTAATGTATAGCAAGTCCGGGAAGCTCAACATTGGCCTTCAGCATGCCGCCTTCCACCACAGCGCCGGGCATAGGAAGCCTGTAATTATAACCGCCATTTGCGAAGCTCATTCGGGGCATATGTCGCTGTGCAATGCTGTTTGCAAACACATTCCAGCCCTCATTGATCATTTTCTTCCTGGCAGCATCGTCCGCCACATTCTCCCACTTACGCTCGGCAGCCCACGCGCTTTCCGCAAAACCCATTAATTTGGGCAAAATAGAATATTCCATCATATCGCGGCCCTTCACCGTCTCACACCAAAGCTGCGCTTCTATTCCGATCACATTTTTTCTCGCCTCTGGCTTCAACTGTTGCTTGCCGACAAACTCTTCTTTCATTGGTTTGCCAAATGCAGTTTCCTCCGTTGTGCGGAACATATTGAATGGTGCAAATGCCCAGTTATCACGTGTGTCCACAAATCCGCCCCAATACAAGCCCGGCTCTTTTGGGTCATTGTTATAGGACATGTCAAAATAGAAGTTAGTCACATTACAAAGCACAACCTGATAACCTGCATTAGCGAGGCGATTGCCTAAATCTACATCATACACATTGTTCCAAACATAAGGAACCACCGGATGGCCCACAAATTCCGGGTTGGCATTATAGATTCCTGCATTTGTCTTGGTTAATGCAACTTCCTCCCAGCCATGCACTTTCAGAGTACGTTTTTCCAGCCTTGGCAACAATTTCCTGAAAAAGTAAGTCTGCAAGTCACGGAATTCTTTGATATCCGGATTCTCGTTTTTCAATTTTATAGCCATTGGCGATTTGGTCCACGCACCTTCCGCAACCTCATCACCGCCCGTGTGAAATGTATCCATCGTCAGACCCGCCTCTTTGTACATTTTGGCAAATTCATCCACGACTTTTTCAAAAAAGTGATAAGTGGATTCCCGCGCAACGCTCACCGTATTGTTCTTATAAGCCTGAGCCGAAAGGTAAACCGACTTGTCATCCGGGTCGATCAGGCGATATTCATTGGCTTCTTTTTCCTTGCCTTCTTTCATCAAACGATCGTAACGCGCTTCCATGGATTTAATGGCCGCTAGTGCGTGACCAGGGAAATTCACTTCCGGGATCACCTTAATGTGCCTGTCATTGGCATATTTCAGTATTTCAATAAAATCGGCGCGGGTGTAATAACCGCTTCCAAACTTCCCTTCATCATTTGCCACCGGCCCTGATCCGTAAGCAGGATGCAGCGCCGAAACATTGATCCCCGACGTGTGCGCACGGTGCGCGCCAATTTCCGTCAGCTCGGGTAACCCGTCAATTTCTACACGCCAGCCTTCATCCTCAGTGGTATAAAACAAAAAGTGATTGACCTTATAAGATGCAAGCAGATCCAAAACACGCTTGATCGTTTCTTTCGTCTGGAAGTTCCGGCCAACGTCCAAATGCATGCTTCTGAAATGAAAACGGGGTGCATCTTCAACCTGCACATGCCCTAGCATAATGGATGCGGCTAGTTTTTGATAAGATTCTGTGGGCACAAGCTGCAAAAAGCTTTGAATTCCGTAGAAAACACCCGCCGGATCGCTGCCCGTAATGTTCACGCCGCTTGCATTAACGCCCAGCTTATACGCTTCCTTGGCAATGCCATTTACGGAAAGGTTTCCCGTATTTAAAACAATAGATGGCGCCTCCGGCGTGGTGGTGGTTGGCAGCCCTTCACGGATCGGAAAATCTGTTCCGGTAACGGCTTTTAGTTTTTCAATTAGATATTTTGCTTCTTTTTCAAGGCCTTTCTGATAAAAAACATTAGCCTTATTATCCAATGTAAATGTCTCAGTGCCAGCGCTCATTTTCACCGGGCTTGGAATAATTTTCAATAATTGCGCTGCGCCCAGCTTGGTAAATTTCAAATTGTCTTTATAACGCTGCTCAGCGGTTGGAAGCGGCACGAGGTCATCTTTTCCCCTCATAATCTGCTCCTTAGCAACAAACGGCTCCACTGTGAAATCCTTAACCTGCACGATCTCTTTCTCTTTGCCCTCTTTGTCATAAAAAACAAAATACAAGCCCATAGGCGCATCAGTCTCCTTGATAACGCCTTCCGTTCCCGTGTAATTAATGGTTATAGAGTCTCCCGGCGCGAGTTTAAAATCCTTGGCAGCCACCATTTTGTACCAGTCCCCATTCAAATGTTCGATGATAGCCGGTTGAGGCGTTTTATTGCGTTGGATCGGGCGTGGCGACATGTTGAAAAACAGCGCCCAATTGCTGCCGTCCAGCGTAAAATCGCTGCCATTTTTCAGGGTGAACTTTGCGTCAAAACTGTGCGCTGGTTCTATGAAATTGGAAATGAGTTTCCATGAAATGCCGATTTTCTGTGCCTGATCTTTGGTGACATCGCCACTGCGCGAACAGCCGGCCAAAACAAAAAAACAAACGATTACAAGCTGATAAAGGAATATTCTCTTCATAGGGTCAGAAATGCAAAAATTTTAGAATTCAAAGGTGATTATGCGGGTCGCAAAACTTACAGCAATAATATTACTGATAAGTTGGGGAAATATACTAGTATTTCTTTCATCAATAGCCTTTCCGGCGCACCAGCGCGTACTTATCCCCTAAACGGGCAAGGATGAAAAACGAAACAGGAACATTTACAAGGCTGCTTTCCCTGGACGCAATGCGTGGCTTTACCATTGCCGCCATGATCATGGTCAACTTTCCCGGCAGCGAAGAATACGTGTTTCCTACATTGCGACATTCCAAATGGAACGGGCTGACATTCACCGACCTCATCGCACCCGTTTTCCTGTTCATTGTTGGCGTCTCTATTGCATTTGCCTACTCCAAAAGACTCGAACGCGGCGATCCTAAAATGCCGCTGTATCAGAAAATCATCTTCCGTTCATTGAAGATATTTGCGGTAGGAATGTTTTTGAACATGCTTCCCCATTTCGACTTTTCCGACCTGCGGTACACCGGCACATTGCCCCGGATCGCCATCGTTTTCCTCTTTTGCGCGATTTTGTTCCTCAACACAACCTGGAAACAGCAAGCCTGGATCGGCTTTGGAATATTGGTTTTTTACTGGCTGGCCATGACATTGATCCCGACGCCGGGAACGGAAAAAGTCATGCTGGAACCAGGCAACAATCTGGCGGCATGGGTGGATCAGCAATATTTGCCAGGCAAAATGTGGCAGGGAAATTGGGACCCGGAGGGGATATTAAGCACATTTCCATCCTTCGTGACAGGCATTACGGGCATGCTGGCAGGCAGATTACTGCTGGGCAACATGACGCCCAATGAAAAGGCCAATTATCTGATGGCAACCGGCTTTTTCGGGTGCGCGGCAGGCTATTTCTGGAACCTGACCTTTCCTACCAACGAAAATTTGTGGACAAGTTCGTTTGTATTGGTAACATCCGGCTTTGCCGCCATGCTCCTCGGCGTTCTTTACTTTTTGATTGACATTTCAGGAAGAACCAGGGGAACGTCGCCGGGAATCATTTTTGGTGCGAACGCGATTACGATTTATGTGCTCGCGGATATTTTCGCCCTGTTTTTTTATTTGTATAAAATCAATGGGCAAACGCTCAATAGCCATGCTGTCCATGCATTTATCAACATGGGTTTTAATCCGCAGCTGGCTAGTTTGTTATACGCATTGCTCTTTGTTTGCATCAATTTCATTCCCGCTTACATTTTGTACAGGAAGAAGATCTTTATCAAACTGTAAATAACCAGACCTATTTTTTGCCCTCCCACATCATTAAGCCTTCGATCAAGGCAGTAAGCTGCGGCGTTGGCATGTTTGGTGTGAGATAAGCGTGCGGGCCCATGGCGTCGTCCTGCCAGGTGTTGTTCCCGTCCTTGATAATGATCTTTCCGCGTTTCAATCCAAAATAAGGCTGCACACCACGAACGCCTACAAGCACCGCAGTCTGATCCCAGCTTTGGCGACCATTGGCGTCCCCCTGACTTTTGGACATGGCCAATTGATAAGCATCCTTCACCGGGCTTTTCAATCGCTCGTTTCCAATCACATTCACACCCGTGCGAATCTCCTGCCCGATCTCAAAACCACTGAAAATAATCTCCGTAGGCCATTCCGTAAACACTTTTTGCGAGGCCAGGGAATCAACGTAAACATTATATTCACGTCCGGCCGGAAATCTGCCTGCCATGCTCACCAGTCCGCTCACCTTTTTTCTCACCAGGTTCAAGCCCGATAACTGGGAATGTTCATCCGGCTTGGAATCCAGCAAATTGGCCAGGTTTGTCAAAAAACCGACGGTTACAATTGTGACGCTTTGGTCGGGTTGTTTAGCTAAAATTTTACGATAAACCGTTACCGCATCCTCTGCCTCAGCCGATTTTTTGATCTTATGCGGATATTTCTCAATCAGCATTTCAGGCCATTTCTGCGTGGCGCCGTAGGTTGGGGCCGCCAAGCCCTTGGGCGCTCCCGTTGGGAGTTCGGGGCGTCCGAAGTAAGTATTCAGGATGTCAATGGTTGGGACAACCAATTCATTTTTATTGGAAGCAATCACAGCCAGCGGCCTTACTTCGCCCTTGTCAGCCAATGCGTGCATGACGGCCATTGCGCCCACGTCATCATAATCCGGGCCAATGTCTGTATCAAGAATTAATGTTTTGGGAAGCCGGCTTCCTGTCTGGGAATAAACGTGGGAACAAGTTAAGAGACAAACTATCAGTAATATTTTACGCATGGCAATCATTGAGAAAACACTTTTGGCACTATTGCTGTATTCGCGGCATTGGGTCATTATGCTGCAAATTGCGCAAATTTTATGGCTTTAATTCTTTAAAACGTGAAACACCTGCTTTTCCTTTCCGCTCACCACTTCCAGCAGGTAAGTCCCGGAGGCATACTCCCAACCCGTTAAGTCCAGCTTGTGCTTTTGGACAAAACCTGTTGCAGCCGATTTTGAGCTGTGATACATCCGGCCACCATTGTCATATACATTAACGGTCACTTCGTCACCCGTATTAGCCTGATAAGTCACATAAAACATGCCCGTGGAAGGATTCGGGTAAACCTGCCAGGAAGGTTTTTCATCAAAAAACACCGGTTTTACGCTCGAATACTGGTAACTGTTATCCGTATCGATCATTTTCAGGCGATAATAAAGCACACCCGTTTGGCTTGAACTCTGGTCTGTAAATGTATAATCCCGCGTAACATTCAGTCCGCCTCGGGAGGCCATTTCACCCAATTTCACAAACTGATTCTGACGAAAGGCATCATTTCCAGCTGCTACTTCAATGTCGAAATGATTAAAGTCCTCCTCCGAAGTGGTTTGCCATTCCAGTAAAACGGATCTGTCATTATCTGCATTCTTCTTTTTAGCCGAAAAACGGATCAGCGAAACCGGCAATGCATCGCCGGAACCGACGAAGTTTTTCGCCAGCCAGAATTCCGAGAAGTGTTTAACTTTTAATTCAGCATAATAACCTTTATCATAAGGCACTTTTTTCACCAGCTCGGTTGGATAAAAGGCCCAGGCGCCATTCGAGCTGTTTTCAATGTTGCCGTCTTCTTTCGACAGATCCGCATTTTTATATTTGGAAACGCCCAGTTCATAAGCACTCGAAGGTTTATCACAATTATTACATCCGGTCGCATTGACCAATGCCAGCGTCTCACTTTCCAGGAAATAAAGCCGCACAATGGCCGAATCCGGGAGATTCGCATTTTGTGGCTTAATGGTGAAATTCCGGTCGAGATAGTAGTTTTTGTTCGTGTTTCTGACGCCGGTTGTGTTCACATATGCCTGCACTTCCGTGTTACCCAGGTTTTGTCCCCTTGTATTTACAGAAGCAACCAGTTTATTATTTTTCAAAAAATGCACCCAAT
Coding sequences:
- a CDS encoding AraC family transcriptional regulator, which translates into the protein MYKIILLLDFAEEYSKSLMKGINAYSKEFGPWIFCRMPLFHRETVGIDGILKWALEWKADGIVGQLYNKDIEKIVQAGIPVIAQDFKERFTEIPNITGGYQEAGQLGADYFLKKGFTNFAFYGFNDIVWSRERAEGYEERLIKRGHKVHYFEHKKARSTELWYYKPSSLSRWLKSLPKPIGLMTCDDNQGQHITEVCRQLGIRIPEEVAVLGVDNDEMICDLSDPPLSSIALDAEKGGYDAAKLLDHMVKHGTSNYYDIIVKPVQVITRHSTDIYATNDDHIASSLKYIHQNIDKNLHVDEVVKQVPLSRRALEKRFLEITGYPIYKYIFNLRIEKFTQKLLDTDMSVFEIALDMGLTDSKNIARQFRQAKGCSPSVYRNRYVAGK
- a CDS encoding sugar MFS transporter: MQRNIFIVVLILLIFFVISFLTNILGPIIPDIVKSFSLSIGLAGFLPFAFFVAYGVMSIPAGLMVEKYGEKPVLLLAFFLAFIGALLFAIIPSFAIALSSLFLIGIGMAMLQVVINPLLRVAGGEEKFAFFSVLAQLFFGGASFLSPMLYSYLVLNVHSGSSGFLINTLNNLVPENLKWVSLYWVFAVIALLMVVVIALVKFPKVELLEDERMDVGHSFKELVANKSVWLFFLGIFAYVGAEQGIANWISQFLQTYHNVDPATDGASVISYFWGLLTIGCFLGLILLKIFDSRKVLIFFTCGAILALAFALFGSKTVAMSAFPITGFFASVMYSVIFSLALNSVPRHHGTFSGILCAGIAGGAVVPLIVGGLGELFGLQMAMLFLFVPLAYIFSIGIWARPLVNNDTITSIKDIF
- a CDS encoding family 20 glycosylhydrolase: MKRIFLYQLVIVCFFVLAGCSRSGDVTKDQAQKIGISWKLISNFIEPAHSFDAKFTLKNGSDFTLDGSNWALFFNMSPRPIQRNKTPQPAIIEHLNGDWYKMVAAKDFKLAPGDSITINYTGTEGVIKETDAPMGLYFVFYDKEGKEKEIVQVKDFTVEPFVAKEQIMRGKDDLVPLPTAEQRYKDNLKFTKLGAAQLLKIIPSPVKMSAGTETFTLDNKANVFYQKGLEKEAKYLIEKLKAVTGTDFPIREGLPTTTTPEAPSIVLNTGNLSVNGIAKEAYKLGVNASGVNITGSDPAGVFYGIQSFLQLVPTESYQKLAASIMLGHVQVEDAPRFHFRSMHLDVGRNFQTKETIKRVLDLLASYKVNHFLFYTTEDEGWRVEIDGLPELTEIGAHRAHTSGINVSALHPAYGSGPVANDEGKFGSGYYTRADFIEILKYANDRHIKVIPEVNFPGHALAAIKSMEARYDRLMKEGKEKEANEYRLIDPDDKSVYLSAQAYKNNTVSVARESTYHFFEKVVDEFAKMYKEAGLTMDTFHTGGDEVAEGAWTKSPMAIKLKNENPDIKEFRDLQTYFFRKLLPRLEKRTLKVHGWEEVALTKTNAGIYNANPEFVGHPVVPYVWNNVYDVDLGNRLANAGYQVVLCNVTNFYFDMSYNNDPKEPGLYWGGFVDTRDNWAFAPFNMFRTTEETAFGKPMKEEFVGKQQLKPEARKNVIGIEAQLWCETVKGRDMMEYSILPKLMGFAESAWAAERKWENVADDAARKKMINEGWNVFANSIAQRHMPRMSFANGGYNYRLPMPGAVVEGGMLKANVELPGLAIHYTTDGSEPTAKSPVYEAPVKAAGTIKLKSFDMAGKASRTSVVTAQ
- a CDS encoding acyltransferase family protein; the encoded protein is MKNETGTFTRLLSLDAMRGFTIAAMIMVNFPGSEEYVFPTLRHSKWNGLTFTDLIAPVFLFIVGVSIAFAYSKRLERGDPKMPLYQKIIFRSLKIFAVGMFLNMLPHFDFSDLRYTGTLPRIAIVFLFCAILFLNTTWKQQAWIGFGILVFYWLAMTLIPTPGTEKVMLEPGNNLAAWVDQQYLPGKMWQGNWDPEGILSTFPSFVTGITGMLAGRLLLGNMTPNEKANYLMATGFFGCAAGYFWNLTFPTNENLWTSSFVLVTSGFAAMLLGVLYFLIDISGRTRGTSPGIIFGANAITIYVLADIFALFFYLYKINGQTLNSHAVHAFINMGFNPQLASLLYALLFVCINFIPAYILYRKKIFIKL
- a CDS encoding nucleoside hydrolase — encoded protein: MRKILLIVCLLTCSHVYSQTGSRLPKTLILDTDIGPDYDDVGAMAVMHALADKGEVRPLAVIASNKNELVVPTIDILNTYFGRPELPTGAPKGLAAPTYGATQKWPEMLIEKYPHKIKKSAEAEDAVTVYRKILAKQPDQSVTIVTVGFLTNLANLLDSKPDEHSQLSGLNLVRKKVSGLVSMAGRFPAGREYNVYVDSLASQKVFTEWPTEIIFSGFEIGQEIRTGVNVIGNERLKSPVKDAYQLAMSKSQGDANGRQSWDQTAVLVGVRGVQPYFGLKRGKIIIKDGNNTWQDDAMGPHAYLTPNMPTPQLTALIEGLMMWEGKK